Proteins from a single region of Candidatus Hinthialibacter antarcticus:
- a CDS encoding FAD-dependent oxidoreductase, producing MRQFSVLLFIFLLNIPTYAGPVYDLVVYGGTSSGVIAAVQAKRMGASAIIVCPDIHLGGLTSSGLGWTDSGDKSAIGGLGRDFYHRVWQYYQEPDAWKWQSRDEYGNKGQGTPAIDGDARTMWIFEPHVAEQVYEDYVKEYEIPVIRDEWLNREPGMGVKAENGRIQSITMLSGAVYEGRMFIDATYEGDLMAAAGVDYHVGRESRRVYGETWNGVQVGILHHSHWFNKDLDPYVTPGDPTSGLLPRISAASPGKRGEGDKRIQAYCYRMCLTDVDENRIPFPKPEGYDPFQYELLLRNFQAGWNSVFGKFDPIPNHKTDTNNHGPFSTDNIGYNYEYPEGSYEVRREILKEHQTYQKGLMYFIANDPRVPDGLRQRMAQWGLPKDEFLDNGGWPHQIYVREARRMIGEYVMTEQDCLDERVTPGSVGMGSYTMDSHNVQRYVKPDGFVQNEGDIGVHPPRPYEIAYGSLVPKKEQCENLLVPVCLSSSHIAFGSIRMEPVFMILGQSAATAAMMSLESGIAVQDLPYERLRQRMLSDGQVLELHDPSMVRSSELHGTVVDDKQADRKGNWSMSSSIKPYVDAGYLHDSNEDKGEKSVSFSTKLNDGDYEVRVSYTPNANRASNVPVVVTHAEGSSQKVVNQKKTPEHDDLFTSLGVFPFNSQKPAIVEIQTKGTNGHVIADAVQWLPQN from the coding sequence ATGCGCCAATTTTCTGTTTTACTTTTCATTTTTCTACTGAATATTCCAACGTACGCAGGCCCGGTTTATGACCTGGTTGTTTATGGAGGTACTTCATCAGGCGTAATTGCAGCCGTGCAGGCAAAGCGCATGGGAGCAAGCGCGATCATCGTTTGCCCTGACATTCATCTGGGCGGCCTTACCAGCAGCGGCTTGGGCTGGACTGACAGCGGCGACAAATCCGCCATCGGCGGGCTGGGTCGCGATTTTTATCACCGCGTATGGCAATACTACCAGGAGCCGGATGCCTGGAAATGGCAATCCCGCGATGAATACGGCAACAAAGGCCAAGGTACGCCCGCCATCGACGGCGATGCGCGCACCATGTGGATTTTTGAACCGCACGTCGCCGAGCAAGTATATGAAGACTACGTCAAAGAGTATGAAATCCCCGTCATTCGCGACGAATGGTTGAACCGCGAACCGGGCATGGGCGTGAAGGCGGAAAACGGTCGCATCCAATCCATCACCATGCTTTCCGGCGCGGTTTATGAAGGGCGCATGTTTATTGACGCAACCTACGAAGGCGACTTAATGGCCGCCGCTGGCGTTGATTATCATGTGGGGCGTGAGTCGCGCCGCGTCTATGGCGAAACCTGGAACGGCGTCCAGGTCGGCATCCTTCATCACAGTCATTGGTTTAACAAAGACCTCGATCCTTATGTGACCCCCGGCGATCCGACCAGCGGATTGCTGCCGCGTATCAGCGCCGCTTCGCCCGGTAAACGGGGAGAAGGCGATAAGCGCATCCAAGCCTACTGCTACCGGATGTGCCTCACCGATGTTGATGAAAACCGTATCCCGTTTCCCAAGCCAGAAGGGTACGATCCATTTCAATACGAACTGCTTCTGCGTAATTTTCAAGCAGGGTGGAACAGCGTCTTCGGGAAATTTGACCCGATCCCCAATCATAAAACGGACACCAATAATCATGGCCCATTTAGTACAGACAACATTGGCTACAACTATGAGTATCCCGAAGGGTCGTATGAGGTGCGCCGCGAAATATTAAAAGAGCATCAAACTTATCAAAAAGGGCTCATGTACTTCATCGCCAATGACCCCCGCGTACCAGACGGCTTACGCCAGCGCATGGCGCAATGGGGATTGCCCAAAGATGAGTTTCTTGACAACGGCGGTTGGCCTCATCAAATCTATGTTCGCGAAGCCCGCCGCATGATCGGCGAGTATGTAATGACCGAGCAAGATTGTCTGGATGAACGAGTCACGCCTGGTTCCGTCGGCATGGGTTCCTACACCATGGATTCACACAACGTGCAACGCTATGTGAAGCCTGACGGCTTTGTGCAGAATGAAGGCGACATTGGCGTTCATCCGCCTCGCCCCTATGAAATTGCTTATGGCTCGCTGGTTCCCAAAAAAGAACAATGCGAGAACTTGTTGGTGCCAGTTTGCCTTTCATCCAGCCATATCGCATTCGGCTCAATTCGTATGGAGCCGGTATTCATGATACTCGGCCAGTCAGCGGCGACGGCTGCCATGATGTCGCTCGAAAGCGGTATCGCAGTGCAAGACTTGCCTTACGAACGTCTTCGCCAGCGCATGTTGAGCGATGGGCAGGTATTAGAATTACATGACCCATCCATGGTCCGCTCCAGTGAACTTCATGGCACGGTGGTTGACGATAAACAAGCCGACCGCAAAGGTAATTGGTCGATGAGTTCAAGCATCAAGCCGTATGTCGACGCGGGTTACTTGCATGACAGTAATGAAGACAAAGGGGAAAAGTCGGTTTCTTTTTCAACAAAATTAAATGACGGCGATTATGAAGTTCGCGTTTCCTATACACCGAATGCGAACCGCGCCAGCAATGTTCCGGTTGTGGTTACTCATGCCGAAGGTTCATCTCAGAAAGTCGTCAATCAAAAAAAGACGCCTGAGCATGATGATCTATTCACTTCGTTGGGCGTATTTCCATTTAATTCGCAAAAACCCGCAATCGTTGAAATCCAAACCAAGGGGACTAATGGACACGTCATTGCTGACGCTGTGCAGTGGCTCCCCCAAAATTGA
- a CDS encoding prepilin-type N-terminal cleavage/methylation domain-containing protein: protein MKKHVANGFTLIELLIVVAIIGILAAIAVPNFLNAQIRAKIAGVQADMRNLGTAIESYRLDYNNAPRTCVEGFKDGQCQGGQLTRAQRLAQLTTPISYMSSVPEDKFNTAVLEDVSTEYINTYPYWEPGFADTYRNENALGRHFPDQRHPNKQWALMSYGPDGDFEAAGGGDLAPFEVSNGVSSNGDIMRFGL from the coding sequence ATGAAAAAGCATGTTGCAAACGGATTTACCTTGATTGAACTACTCATCGTCGTCGCCATCATTGGCATTTTAGCGGCGATTGCGGTTCCCAATTTTTTGAATGCGCAAATTCGGGCCAAGATTGCGGGCGTTCAAGCGGACATGAGAAATTTAGGCACGGCCATCGAAAGCTATCGGCTTGATTATAACAACGCGCCCCGCACTTGCGTTGAAGGGTTCAAAGACGGGCAATGCCAGGGCGGCCAGTTGACGCGCGCGCAACGGTTGGCCCAGTTGACCACGCCCATCTCATACATGTCGTCGGTTCCCGAAGATAAATTTAATACAGCAGTGCTTGAAGACGTCAGTACAGAATACATCAATACTTATCCCTATTGGGAACCTGGCTTCGCAGACACGTATCGCAATGAAAACGCCTTGGGGCGCCATTTTCCTGACCAACGGCATCCCAATAAACAGTGGGCGTTGATGAGTTACGGTCCCGACGGCGATTTTGAAGCCGCAGGCGGCGGCGACCTTGCGCCGTTTGAGGTGTCCAATGGCGTTTCATCCAATGGAGACATCATGCGGTTTGGCTTATAA
- a CDS encoding Gfo/Idh/MocA family oxidoreductase, translating into MLIPNHIFAAAPSDKIVLGWIGIGSRGNQLLGENLRKGSIRIAAIADVDRVHLLRAQQIIDDLYDIDRPAPQIINGWRLEQQPAPQGAVAAYNDYRRVLDRGDIDAVVVAVPDHWHAKIYIDAMDAGLDVYGEKPLSLTINQGRHIARKTKETGRVFQTGSQQRSAGTFRTAVDYVRNGRLGKILKAQAAIGGGKASDMPPNSPAPPQLDWQTWLGPAPKVPYNERRCHLKFRSFFDYSGGNVTDWGAHHCDIIQWGLGMDGSGPVKIEGKAKRNPQPFNTLYDFDFTYTYANGISAQLVGKGKNGVTFYGEKGEIFVSRGEVISTPGSILEEPLKDSDERVQVSDDHFQNWLDCIKSRETPIASAEIGHRSISVPHLCNISGHLKRTLEWDPARELFVNDSEANDWLDRDERDPYHHLAGY; encoded by the coding sequence ATGTTGATTCCAAATCATATATTCGCCGCTGCTCCCAGCGATAAAATCGTATTAGGTTGGATCGGCATCGGTTCACGCGGCAACCAGCTGCTTGGCGAAAATTTGCGGAAAGGCAGCATTCGCATCGCCGCCATAGCGGATGTAGACCGCGTTCATTTGTTGAGAGCGCAACAGATCATTGATGACTTGTATGACATTGACCGGCCTGCGCCACAAATTATCAATGGGTGGCGTCTTGAACAACAACCGGCTCCCCAAGGCGCCGTTGCAGCGTATAACGATTACCGCCGTGTGTTAGACAGAGGCGATATCGACGCGGTTGTGGTCGCTGTCCCTGACCACTGGCACGCAAAAATCTATATCGACGCGATGGATGCAGGATTAGACGTATATGGCGAAAAACCTTTAAGCCTCACCATCAACCAGGGGCGCCATATCGCCCGCAAAACCAAAGAGACGGGGCGCGTCTTTCAAACCGGCAGCCAACAACGGTCGGCAGGCACTTTCCGCACCGCAGTCGATTATGTACGCAATGGGCGCTTGGGCAAAATCCTCAAAGCCCAAGCCGCGATTGGCGGCGGAAAAGCAAGCGACATGCCGCCTAATAGCCCCGCCCCGCCCCAACTCGATTGGCAAACATGGTTGGGGCCAGCGCCAAAAGTTCCATACAATGAACGCCGCTGCCATTTGAAGTTCCGTTCGTTCTTCGATTATTCAGGCGGCAACGTCACGGACTGGGGCGCTCATCATTGCGATATCATTCAATGGGGGCTTGGCATGGACGGTTCCGGCCCGGTCAAAATTGAAGGCAAGGCCAAACGCAATCCTCAACCGTTTAATACGTTGTACGATTTTGATTTTACATACACATACGCCAACGGCATCTCGGCGCAGTTGGTCGGGAAAGGAAAAAACGGCGTGACCTTTTATGGCGAAAAGGGTGAAATTTTCGTCTCGCGCGGCGAAGTCATTTCAACCCCGGGGTCGATTCTTGAAGAACCGCTAAAAGACAGCGACGAGCGCGTCCAGGTCAGCGACGACCATTTCCAAAACTGGCTGGATTGCATTAAAAGCCGCGAAACGCCTATCGCGTCGGCGGAAATTGGACACCGCTCGATTAGCGTTCCACATTTATGCAACATCAGCGGACACTTGAAGCGCACATTAGAATGGGACCCTGCGCGGGAGTTATTCGTCAATGATTCAGAAGCAAACGACTGGCTGGACCGCGACGAACGCGACCCCTATCACCATTTGGCGGGTTATTAA
- the dapA gene encoding 4-hydroxy-tetrahydrodipicolinate synthase → MFEGSAVALVTPFSGDSIDYTALEKLIDFHANAGTECILVCGTTGESATLTHNEHKELIKHSAAYIRSIRGTNSYPILMAGTGSNSTKEALELTQGAKDANADCALLISPYYNKPTQKGLLEHFRVIAREVDIPQVLYNIQGRTAINIETDTMVALSDEKNIIGVKEASGNLGQVSEVIRRTPDNFFVWSGDDGLTLPILSLGGNGVISVSANIVPKDVRALVQAFLKGDHAEALRIHQHFAVLNSTMFVETNPIPVKTAVNLMSSQSDSGLPHCGDFRLPLVPLEPNNMERLKTVLQQYGLLAA, encoded by the coding sequence ATGTTTGAAGGTTCAGCAGTTGCATTGGTAACTCCATTTTCTGGAGATTCGATAGACTATACCGCTCTGGAAAAACTCATTGATTTTCACGCCAATGCAGGGACAGAGTGCATCCTCGTATGTGGAACCACGGGCGAGTCTGCGACCTTAACGCATAATGAACATAAAGAACTGATAAAACATAGCGCGGCGTACATCCGTTCAATTCGTGGAACAAACTCATATCCGATCCTCATGGCGGGTACAGGCAGCAACAGCACCAAAGAAGCGCTCGAACTGACCCAAGGCGCCAAAGATGCGAACGCCGATTGCGCATTGCTGATTTCTCCCTACTACAACAAACCAACGCAGAAGGGTTTGCTCGAACATTTCCGCGTCATTGCGCGTGAAGTCGATATTCCTCAGGTTCTTTACAATATCCAAGGCCGTACCGCGATCAATATTGAGACAGACACCATGGTCGCCCTCTCGGATGAGAAGAATATTATTGGCGTTAAAGAAGCCAGCGGCAATCTGGGCCAGGTGTCCGAAGTCATTCGCCGGACCCCTGATAACTTTTTTGTCTGGTCGGGCGATGATGGACTAACGCTCCCCATTCTGTCACTTGGCGGCAATGGCGTCATCTCCGTTTCGGCGAATATTGTCCCAAAAGACGTACGCGCCCTGGTACAGGCTTTTCTGAAAGGCGACCATGCCGAAGCCTTGCGAATCCATCAGCATTTTGCGGTGTTGAATTCAACCATGTTTGTTGAGACCAACCCCATCCCGGTGAAAACCGCCGTGAATCTCATGAGCAGCCAGTCGGACAGCGGTTTGCCTCATTGTGGAGACTTCCGTCTGCCGCTGGTTCCATTAGAGCCAAATAACATGGAGCGTTTAAAAACCGTTCTACAACAATACGGACTTCTCGCGGCTTGA
- the msrB gene encoding peptide-methionine (R)-S-oxide reductase MsrB, which produces MNFKIQKTDEEWMAHLSPEQFQVARKKGTEPAFTGEYHDCKQDGVYQCVCCGNPLFNSTTKFNSGTGWPSFWAPATKESVSTESDHSLARERTEVLCSQCGAHLGHVFDDGPAPTNQRFCINSASLKLEEPDAEK; this is translated from the coding sequence GTGAATTTTAAAATTCAGAAGACCGATGAAGAATGGATGGCGCATTTGTCGCCGGAGCAGTTTCAAGTCGCGCGCAAGAAGGGGACTGAACCCGCGTTTACCGGCGAGTACCATGATTGCAAACAGGATGGCGTTTATCAGTGCGTCTGTTGCGGCAATCCATTATTTAATTCCACAACAAAATTTAATTCAGGCACGGGCTGGCCTAGTTTTTGGGCGCCAGCGACGAAAGAAAGCGTGAGCACCGAATCTGACCATAGTTTGGCCCGCGAACGCACCGAAGTGTTATGCAGCCAATGCGGCGCCCATTTGGGCCATGTATTTGACGACGGCCCTGCGCCGACCAACCAACGCTTCTGCATCAATTCTGCATCGTTGAAATTAGAGGAACCCGACGCCGAAAAATAA
- a CDS encoding Dabb family protein: protein MSGFVHMVFFWLKPEATEEDKKSMINDCMKDLAAIESVNHLWAGKPAGTPREVVDNSYDLGLIVVYDDQAGHDAYQDDPRHVAFVQKYKPLFEKIQVFDTV from the coding sequence ATGTCTGGTTTTGTTCACATGGTGTTTTTCTGGTTAAAGCCGGAAGCGACGGAAGAAGATAAGAAGTCGATGATTAACGATTGTATGAAAGACCTGGCGGCGATTGAAAGCGTGAACCATCTTTGGGCGGGAAAGCCAGCCGGTACGCCGCGTGAAGTGGTTGATAATTCATACGACCTTGGATTGATCGTTGTTTATGATGACCAGGCGGGGCATGACGCCTACCAGGATGATCCGCGCCATGTTGCGTTCGTTCAAAAATACAAACCATTGTTTGAAAAAATCCAAGTTTTCGATACAGTGTAG
- a CDS encoding tetratricopeptide repeat protein: MMTFPGVLQRLIVICFFLTISVLASIAQEDAASLSLEDVEEARRLILSNQVDFKARVDLAKRLSILFEQIGRPETARRLTLEFISSANAQFQSNTAPAASSSEWAKIAETIHTGKYLTAVKTLQAELKKNASVPANPAAMVLALKSDDMLTAYHLLYGELSSGVRSAYADYFLSILAAREKRVTEASQLMQQAEGKLAPDRLNQWVAMDRAKLATVLNEFDEAERLLKSLIKESPNDPHVLYLYLLLDFARGQKDQAGRRLTQLIPKLQADPYLLAQAATLAVRLNETDAAARMLETHEANIEANRDFYEAFALVKKAQGKASESDAYLAKANQLKETRVAVETRGEQERLLGQALASARQSSGPSSAEMEGITPVSKAYLYLLENNPSAAESALQERIQSKQAEPTEYIILQTVQRRMEKLSEAKATLARLQKAYPEFQPYYVLTHLADYAIRTNDAKTAKSSYQELIKKFPKSNQAVAAAGWLKKNQLNSSAIIPIKTSPLLTRYPQYGAAFALSEIINYWDESTTFAKVSSAIGVSAQRGIQFHELIPVILNGAKFEINPVAPTFDAIASILSSRVPVMYCLGEMFGNQQLESVLLLVGFDPVRRVVYAEGIRGDDPHVLTENELSTGIALALHPGTVKMPQDDKIESALTLGADQVRLNLDAIKLMRMEIETSEPFNQQMASVASQTGPEYVPMQMAYARWLVRPGQEKAPQTYLKQIQNNCAQIGEYHFLRAHYHFSQKNYAQALKSIQTAISLQPQHPRWTLALARILYTQGQVDEAIQTCEEVCKQHPENLTAAAYLLSLYKRTGNTEKLQQEAQRLKDALNVETLPFDETADEKMN, translated from the coding sequence ATGATGACATTTCCAGGCGTTTTGCAACGCCTCATAGTTATATGCTTTTTTTTAACAATTAGCGTGCTTGCCAGCATTGCACAAGAAGACGCAGCATCGCTGTCGCTTGAAGACGTTGAAGAAGCGCGGCGGTTAATTTTATCCAACCAAGTTGATTTCAAAGCGCGGGTAGACCTCGCAAAACGGCTCTCGATTTTGTTTGAGCAAATTGGTCGCCCTGAAACCGCGCGGCGGCTTACGCTTGAGTTCATTTCATCAGCCAATGCTCAGTTTCAATCCAATACGGCTCCGGCAGCGAGTTCCAGCGAATGGGCGAAAATCGCCGAAACCATCCATACGGGAAAATATTTAACAGCGGTGAAAACGCTGCAAGCCGAACTCAAAAAAAACGCCTCGGTTCCCGCCAACCCGGCGGCAATGGTTCTCGCTTTGAAATCAGACGACATGCTCACCGCCTATCATTTGTTATACGGTGAACTATCTAGCGGCGTACGCAGCGCCTACGCTGATTATTTTTTAAGCATTCTGGCCGCGCGCGAAAAGCGCGTCACCGAAGCATCGCAATTAATGCAACAGGCGGAAGGTAAACTAGCCCCGGACCGCCTCAACCAATGGGTCGCAATGGACCGCGCTAAACTCGCCACCGTGCTGAACGAGTTTGACGAAGCGGAACGCCTCTTGAAATCGCTCATCAAAGAGTCGCCCAATGATCCGCATGTTCTCTATCTCTATCTCCTGCTTGATTTTGCCCGCGGGCAAAAAGACCAGGCAGGACGCCGCTTGACGCAGTTGATCCCTAAGTTACAAGCCGATCCCTACTTACTCGCCCAGGCGGCCACCTTGGCAGTGCGATTGAATGAAACAGACGCAGCGGCGCGTATGTTAGAAACACACGAAGCAAACATCGAAGCCAATCGCGATTTTTATGAGGCGTTTGCTCTGGTAAAAAAAGCGCAAGGAAAAGCCAGTGAGTCGGACGCGTATCTCGCCAAAGCCAACCAATTAAAAGAAACCCGCGTCGCCGTCGAGACGCGCGGCGAACAAGAGCGCTTATTGGGCCAAGCGCTGGCGTCCGCCCGGCAAAGCAGCGGCCCTTCGTCAGCAGAAATGGAAGGCATTACGCCCGTCTCAAAAGCCTATTTATATTTATTAGAAAACAACCCCAGCGCCGCCGAAAGCGCTCTGCAAGAACGGATTCAATCCAAGCAAGCAGAGCCAACCGAATATATCATCCTGCAAACGGTGCAACGCCGCATGGAAAAACTGAGCGAAGCAAAAGCGACCTTGGCGCGCTTGCAAAAAGCGTATCCAGAATTTCAACCCTACTATGTATTGACCCATTTGGCTGATTACGCCATCCGCACCAACGACGCCAAAACCGCTAAAAGTTCTTATCAAGAACTGATCAAAAAGTTCCCCAAGTCCAATCAGGCGGTTGCCGCCGCCGGTTGGCTGAAAAAAAATCAATTAAATTCCAGCGCAATCATTCCCATAAAAACGTCGCCCTTACTCACCCGCTATCCACAATACGGCGCGGCGTTCGCTCTATCTGAAATTATTAATTATTGGGATGAATCAACAACCTTTGCGAAGGTCTCGTCCGCCATCGGGGTTTCAGCGCAACGCGGCATCCAGTTCCACGAATTAATTCCGGTGATACTCAACGGCGCAAAGTTTGAGATCAATCCAGTCGCGCCAACCTTTGACGCAATCGCATCAATCCTCAGCAGCCGCGTACCTGTGATGTACTGTCTTGGCGAGATGTTTGGCAATCAACAGTTGGAGTCGGTCTTGCTCTTGGTTGGCTTTGATCCTGTTCGCCGGGTGGTATACGCCGAAGGCATTCGCGGCGACGACCCGCATGTCTTAACGGAGAACGAACTATCAACGGGAATCGCACTTGCGCTTCATCCCGGCACGGTCAAAATGCCGCAAGACGACAAAATCGAAAGCGCTCTCACCCTGGGCGCCGACCAAGTGCGCCTTAATCTCGACGCGATCAAATTAATGCGCATGGAAATCGAGACATCAGAACCATTCAACCAACAGATGGCTTCAGTCGCGAGTCAAACAGGCCCCGAATATGTTCCGATGCAGATGGCGTATGCGCGGTGGTTGGTGCGGCCCGGTCAAGAGAAAGCCCCTCAAACCTACCTCAAACAAATCCAAAACAATTGCGCTCAAATCGGCGAATATCATTTTCTAAGGGCGCATTATCATTTCAGCCAGAAAAACTACGCTCAAGCCCTCAAATCTATTCAAACCGCGATCAGCCTCCAGCCGCAACACCCTCGCTGGACTTTGGCGCTGGCCCGGATTTTATATACGCAAGGTCAAGTCGACGAAGCCATTCAAACCTGTGAAGAGGTCTGTAAACAACACCCGGAAAACCTGACCGCCGCCGCCTACCTGCTCTCTCTCTATAAGCGCACGGGAAACACCGAAAAACTACAGCAAGAAGCTCAACGACTGAAAGATGCGCTGAACGTCGAGACTCTGCCTTTCGATGAAACGGCGGATGAAAAAATGAATTGA